A region of Streptomyces sp. NBC_01788 DNA encodes the following proteins:
- a CDS encoding fumarylacetoacetate hydrolase family protein produces MRIARFSIDGNVAFGAVEGDKPDELVLDIIKGIPFADFELSGTRVPLSKVRLLPPVLPNKVVAFGRNYAEHARELGNEVPDAPFAFFKPSTSVIGPGDPIQYPSFSQELHHEAELAVVIGRMCREVPRERVKDVILGYTCANDVTARDVQRREKQWARAKGFDTSCPLGPWVETDIDLTAAADLTIQLTVNGEQRQLGRTSEMIHPIEDLIVNISEAMTLLPGDVILTGTPAGVGPLNVGDEVAVTIEGIGTLTNKVVKRG; encoded by the coding sequence GTGCGCATCGCCAGGTTCTCCATCGACGGGAACGTCGCCTTCGGCGCGGTCGAGGGCGACAAGCCGGACGAACTCGTCCTCGACATCATCAAGGGCATCCCGTTCGCGGACTTCGAGCTCTCCGGCACCCGGGTGCCGCTGAGCAAGGTACGGCTGCTGCCGCCGGTGCTCCCCAACAAGGTCGTCGCCTTCGGCCGCAACTACGCCGAGCACGCACGCGAGCTCGGCAACGAGGTGCCCGACGCCCCGTTCGCCTTCTTCAAGCCGTCCACCTCGGTGATCGGCCCCGGCGACCCGATCCAGTACCCCTCCTTCTCCCAGGAGCTGCACCACGAGGCCGAGCTGGCCGTGGTCATCGGCCGCATGTGCCGCGAGGTCCCGCGCGAGCGCGTCAAGGACGTGATCCTCGGCTACACCTGCGCCAACGACGTCACCGCCCGCGACGTGCAGCGGCGCGAGAAGCAGTGGGCCAGGGCCAAGGGCTTCGACACCTCCTGCCCGCTCGGCCCCTGGGTGGAGACGGACATCGACCTCACCGCCGCGGCCGACCTGACCATCCAGCTCACCGTCAACGGCGAGCAGCGGCAGCTCGGCCGCACCAGCGAGATGATCCACCCGATCGAGGATCTGATCGTCAACATCTCCGAGGCCATGACGCTGCTCCCCGGCGACGTGATCCTCACGGGCACCCCGGCAGGGGTCGGCCCCCTCAACGTCGGCGACGAGGTCGCCGTCACCATCGAAGGCATCGGCACTCTCACCAACAAGGTTGTCAAGCGTGGCTAG
- the gltX gene encoding glutamate--tRNA ligase produces MASAPGSPSPKSSAPLGQGVPPRVRFCPSPTGNPHVGLVRTALFNWAFARHHQGTLVFRIEDTDAARDSEESYNQLLDAMRWLGFDWDEGPEVGGPHAPYRQSQRMDIYADVARKLLDAGHAYHCYCSQEELDSRREAARAAGKPSGYDGHCRDLSTAQVEEYKAQGRAPIVRFRMPDETITFTDLVRGEITYLPENVPDYGIVRANGAPLYTLVNPVDDALMEITHILRGEDLLSSTPRQIALYKALIELGVAKDIPAFGHLPYVMGEGNKKLSKRDPQSSLNLYRERGFLPEGLLNYLSLLGWSLSADRDIFSVEEMVAAFDIADVNPNPARFDLKKCEAINADHIRLLDVKDFTERCAPWLKAPVAPWAPEDFDEAKWQAIAPQAQTRLKVLSEITDNVDFLFLPEPVFDEPSWTKAMKEGSDALLRTAREKLESADWSSPDSLKEAVLTAGEAHGLKLGKAQAPVRVAVTGRTVGLPLFESLEVLGKEKTLARIDAALTRLASV; encoded by the coding sequence GTGGCTAGCGCACCCGGCTCTCCTTCCCCCAAGTCCTCGGCTCCGCTCGGACAGGGGGTACCCCCACGCGTCCGTTTCTGCCCGTCCCCCACCGGTAACCCCCACGTGGGCCTGGTCCGCACCGCCCTGTTCAACTGGGCGTTCGCCCGGCACCACCAGGGCACGCTGGTCTTCCGCATCGAGGACACCGACGCGGCCCGCGACTCCGAGGAGTCCTACAACCAGCTCCTCGACGCGATGCGCTGGCTGGGCTTCGACTGGGACGAGGGCCCCGAGGTCGGCGGCCCGCACGCGCCGTACCGGCAGTCGCAGCGCATGGACATCTACGCCGACGTCGCCCGCAAGCTGCTCGACGCCGGCCACGCCTACCACTGCTACTGCTCGCAGGAGGAGCTGGACAGCCGCCGCGAGGCCGCCCGCGCGGCCGGCAAGCCGTCCGGCTACGACGGCCACTGCCGCGACCTGAGCACCGCGCAGGTCGAGGAGTACAAGGCACAGGGCCGGGCGCCGATCGTCCGCTTCCGGATGCCCGACGAGACGATCACCTTCACGGACCTGGTCCGCGGCGAGATCACGTACCTCCCGGAGAACGTCCCGGACTACGGCATCGTCCGCGCCAACGGCGCCCCGCTGTACACCCTGGTCAACCCGGTCGACGACGCGCTCATGGAGATCACCCACATCCTGCGCGGCGAGGACCTGCTCTCCTCCACCCCGCGGCAGATCGCCCTGTACAAGGCGCTGATCGAACTGGGCGTCGCCAAGGACATCCCGGCCTTCGGCCACCTGCCGTACGTGATGGGCGAGGGCAACAAGAAGCTCTCCAAGCGCGACCCGCAGTCGTCGCTGAACCTCTACCGCGAGCGCGGCTTCCTGCCCGAGGGCCTGCTCAACTACCTCTCGCTGCTGGGCTGGTCGCTCTCGGCCGACCGGGACATCTTCTCCGTCGAGGAGATGGTCGCGGCCTTCGACATCGCGGACGTGAACCCCAACCCGGCCCGCTTCGACCTGAAGAAGTGCGAGGCGATCAACGCCGACCACATCCGCCTGCTCGATGTGAAGGACTTCACCGAGCGCTGCGCCCCCTGGCTCAAGGCCCCCGTCGCGCCGTGGGCGCCGGAGGACTTCGACGAGGCCAAGTGGCAGGCGATCGCCCCGCAGGCGCAGACGCGTCTGAAGGTCCTGTCCGAGATCACGGACAACGTGGACTTCCTGTTCCTGCCCGAGCCGGTCTTCGACGAGCCGAGCTGGACCAAGGCGATGAAGGAGGGCTCCGACGCCCTGCTCCGCACCGCCCGGGAGAAGCTGGAGTCGGCCGACTGGTCCTCCCCCGACTCCCTGAAGGAGGCCGTCCTGACCGCCGGCGAGGCCCACGGCCTCAAGCTCGGCAAGGCCCAGGCCCCGGTCCGCGTCGCCGTCACGGGCCGCACGGTCGGCCTGCCCCTCTTCGAGTCCCTGGAGGTCCTGGGCAAGGAGAAGACGCTGGCACGGATCGACGCGGCGCTCACCAGGCTCGCGTCCGTATAA
- a CDS encoding HAD family hydrolase — MSIKAVLWDVDDTLFDYTTADRAGMRLHLAAEGLLDRYATVEDALAHWRRTTDAQWARFSAGEATFEEQRRDRVRVFLARPELADAESDAWFARYLGHYEAAWALFPDVLPVLDALAASHRHAVLSNSSIHVQERKLRALGVRDRFETVLCAAELGVSKPEPRAFHAACEALELGPHEVAYVGDHPDIDARGAAEAGLLSVWIDRAGVHAGGRDGAGWRRIASLAELPAILRADTRFGAPSTFR, encoded by the coding sequence ATGTCGATCAAAGCCGTGCTCTGGGACGTCGACGACACGCTCTTCGACTACACCACCGCCGACCGCGCCGGTATGCGCCTGCACCTGGCCGCCGAGGGACTGCTCGACCGGTACGCGACGGTGGAGGACGCCCTGGCGCACTGGCGGCGGACCACCGACGCGCAGTGGGCGCGGTTCTCGGCGGGGGAGGCGACCTTCGAGGAGCAGCGGCGGGACCGGGTGCGGGTCTTCCTCGCCCGGCCGGAGCTGGCCGACGCCGAGAGCGACGCGTGGTTCGCGCGCTACCTGGGGCACTACGAGGCCGCCTGGGCGCTCTTCCCGGACGTGCTGCCCGTCCTCGACGCGCTCGCCGCCAGCCACCGGCACGCCGTGCTGTCCAACTCCAGCATCCACGTCCAGGAACGCAAGCTGCGCGCCCTCGGCGTGCGCGACCGCTTCGAGACCGTGCTGTGCGCCGCGGAACTCGGTGTGTCCAAGCCGGAGCCGCGGGCGTTCCACGCGGCCTGCGAGGCGCTGGAACTCGGCCCGCACGAAGTGGCCTACGTCGGCGACCATCCGGACATCGACGCGCGGGGCGCCGCCGAGGCCGGGCTGCTGTCGGTCTGGATCGACCGCGCCGGCGTGCACGCCGGCGGCCGGGACGGCGCCGGTTGGCGCCGGATCGCCTCGCTCGCCGAACTGCCCGCGATCCTCCGCGCCGATACTCGTTTTGGAGCCCCGTCCACCTTCAGGTAA
- a CDS encoding DUF4188 domain-containing protein, which translates to MTAGHESEVVVFHIGVRINSFAAVRSWWPVVKAMGPMLAELHRDRDGGLLGARQLLAGPREVHVVQYWESKEKLLAYAAAPDRSHRPAWSAFNRRLREGRGKVGFWHETYVVPAGAHEAIYMNMPPTGLAKATDVVPVARRGDRAAARLRLS; encoded by the coding sequence ATGACCGCAGGGCACGAGAGCGAGGTGGTCGTCTTCCATATCGGGGTGCGCATCAACAGCTTCGCCGCGGTGCGTAGTTGGTGGCCGGTGGTCAAGGCGATGGGGCCGATGCTCGCGGAACTCCACCGCGACCGTGACGGCGGACTCCTCGGAGCCAGGCAACTGCTGGCAGGACCGCGCGAGGTGCACGTCGTGCAGTACTGGGAGTCCAAGGAGAAGCTTCTCGCCTACGCCGCCGCGCCCGACCGGAGCCACCGCCCGGCCTGGTCCGCGTTCAACCGCCGGCTGCGCGAGGGAAGGGGCAAGGTCGGCTTCTGGCACGAGACCTACGTGGTCCCGGCCGGCGCCCACGAGGCCATCTACATGAACATGCCGCCCACCGGACTCGCCAAGGCCACGGACGTGGTCCCGGTGGCCCGCCGCGGAGACCGGGCGGCGGCCAGGCTGCGCCTCTCCTGA
- the ndgR gene encoding IclR family transcriptional regulator NdgR gives MDNSSGVGVLDKAALVLSALESGPATLAGLVAATGLARPTAHRLAVALEHHRMVARDMQGRFILGPRLAELAAAAGEDRLLATAGPVLTHLRDVTGESAQLYRRQGDMRICVAAAERLSGLRDTVPVGSTLTMKAGSSAQVLMAWEEPERLHRGLQGARFTATALSGVRRRGWAQSIGEREPGVASVSAPVRGPSNRVVAAVSVSGPIERLTRHPGRMHAQAVIDSAARLSEALRRSG, from the coding sequence ATGGACAACAGTAGCGGCGTCGGCGTTCTGGACAAGGCAGCCCTTGTCCTGAGCGCTCTGGAGTCCGGTCCGGCCACCCTCGCGGGTCTGGTCGCGGCCACCGGACTGGCACGACCCACGGCCCACCGGCTGGCCGTGGCGCTGGAACACCACCGCATGGTGGCGCGCGACATGCAGGGCCGGTTCATCCTCGGCCCGCGCCTGGCAGAGCTGGCCGCGGCCGCGGGCGAGGACCGCCTGCTGGCCACCGCCGGGCCGGTGCTCACGCATCTGCGGGACGTGACGGGCGAGAGCGCGCAGCTCTACCGCCGCCAGGGCGACATGCGCATCTGCGTCGCCGCGGCCGAGCGCCTGTCCGGCCTCCGGGACACGGTCCCGGTCGGCTCCACGCTCACGATGAAGGCGGGCTCCTCGGCGCAGGTTCTGATGGCCTGGGAGGAGCCGGAGCGGCTCCACCGCGGCCTCCAGGGCGCCCGCTTCACGGCGACGGCCCTGTCGGGCGTACGGCGCCGGGGCTGGGCCCAGTCGATCGGCGAGCGCGAGCCGGGCGTCGCGTCCGTCTCCGCGCCGGTGCGCGGCCCCTCCAACCGCGTGGTGGCCGCCGTCTCGGTCTCCGGACCCATCGAGCGCCTCACCCGCCACCCCGGGCGCATGCACGCCCAGGCGGTCATCGACTCCGCCGCACGCCTGTCCGAGGCCCTGCGCCGCTCCGGCTGA
- the leuC gene encoding 3-isopropylmalate dehydratase large subunit: protein MGRTLAEKVWDDHVVRRAEGEPDLLFIDLHLLHEVTSPQAFDGLRKSGRGVRRLDLTIATEDHNTPTLDIDKPIADPVSRVQLETLRKNCADFGVRLHPLGDVEQGVVHVVGPQLGLTQPGTTVVCGDSHTSTHGAFGALAFGIGTSQVEHVLATQTLPMARPKTMAITIEGELPEGVTAKDLILAIIARIGTGGGQGYILEYRGSAIEKLSMEARMTICNMSIEAGARAGMIAPDETTFAYLQGRPHAPEGADWDAAVAYWKTLRTDDDAVFDAEVVIDAAELSPFVTWGTNPGQGAPLSADVPDPASYEDASERLAAEKALEYMGLEAGQPLRSIGVDTVFVGSCTNGRIEDLRAAAGIVRGRKVADGVRMLVVPGSARVGLQAVSEGLDVVFKEAGAEWRHAGCSMCLGMNPDQLAPGERSASTSNRNFEGRQGKGGRTHLVSPQVAAATAVLGHLASPADLSDAAAPTPAGV from the coding sequence ATGGGTAGGACACTCGCGGAGAAGGTCTGGGACGACCACGTCGTCCGGCGCGCCGAGGGCGAGCCCGACCTCCTCTTCATCGATCTGCACCTGCTGCACGAGGTGACCAGCCCCCAGGCCTTCGACGGCCTGCGCAAGAGCGGCCGCGGTGTGCGCCGGCTCGACCTGACCATCGCGACCGAGGATCACAACACCCCGACCCTCGACATCGACAAGCCCATCGCGGACCCCGTCTCCCGCGTCCAGCTGGAGACACTGCGCAAGAACTGCGCCGACTTCGGGGTCCGGCTGCACCCGCTGGGCGACGTCGAGCAGGGCGTCGTCCACGTGGTGGGACCGCAGCTCGGTCTGACCCAGCCGGGCACCACCGTCGTCTGCGGTGACTCCCACACCTCCACGCACGGCGCCTTCGGCGCGCTGGCGTTCGGCATCGGCACCTCCCAGGTCGAGCACGTGCTCGCCACCCAGACCCTGCCGATGGCCCGCCCGAAGACCATGGCGATCACCATCGAGGGCGAACTGCCCGAGGGCGTCACGGCCAAGGACCTGATCCTGGCGATCATCGCGAGGATCGGCACCGGCGGCGGCCAGGGCTACATCCTGGAGTACCGCGGCTCCGCCATCGAGAAGCTCTCGATGGAGGCCCGCATGACCATCTGCAACATGTCGATCGAGGCCGGCGCCCGCGCGGGCATGATCGCCCCCGACGAGACCACCTTCGCCTACCTCCAGGGCCGCCCGCACGCCCCCGAGGGCGCCGACTGGGACGCCGCGGTCGCGTACTGGAAGACCCTGCGCACCGACGACGACGCCGTCTTCGACGCCGAGGTCGTCATCGACGCCGCCGAACTGTCCCCGTTCGTCACCTGGGGCACCAACCCCGGCCAGGGCGCGCCGCTTTCGGCCGACGTCCCCGACCCCGCTTCGTACGAAGACGCTTCGGAGCGCCTGGCCGCCGAAAAGGCCCTGGAATACATGGGGTTGGAGGCCGGACAGCCGCTGCGCTCCATCGGCGTGGACACCGTCTTCGTAGGCTCCTGCACCAACGGCCGCATCGAGGACCTGCGGGCCGCCGCCGGCATCGTGCGGGGCCGCAAAGTCGCCGACGGCGTACGGATGCTGGTCGTCCCCGGCTCCGCGCGCGTGGGTCTCCAGGCCGTCTCCGAGGGCCTGGACGTGGTCTTCAAGGAGGCCGGCGCCGAATGGCGGCACGCGGGCTGCTCGATGTGCCTGGGCATGAACCCCGACCAGCTCGCCCCCGGCGAGCGTTCCGCCTCCACCTCCAACCGCAACTTCGAGGGCAGGCAGGGCAAGGGCGGCCGCACCCACCTGGTCTCCCCGCAGGTCGCCGCGGCCACCGCGGTCCTCGGCCACCTGGCCTCCCCGGCCGACCTGTCCGACGCCGCCGCCCCCACGCCCGCTGGAGTCTGA
- the leuD gene encoding 3-isopropylmalate dehydratase small subunit, which produces MEAFTTHTGRAVPLRRSNVDTDQIIPAHWLKKVTRDGFEDGLFEAWRKDPDFVLNRPERDGATVLVAGPDFGTGSSREHAVWALQNYGFKTVISSRFADIFRGNSLKNGLLTVVLDQKVVDALWELTEKDPQAEVTVDLVAREVRAEGITASFELDENSRWRLLNGLDDISITLQNETDIAAYEAKRPAFKPRTLPV; this is translated from the coding sequence ATGGAAGCCTTCACCACCCACACCGGCCGGGCCGTCCCGCTGCGCCGCAGCAACGTCGACACCGACCAGATCATCCCCGCCCACTGGCTCAAGAAGGTCACCCGCGACGGATTCGAGGACGGACTCTTCGAGGCCTGGCGCAAGGACCCCGACTTCGTGCTCAACCGCCCGGAGCGCGACGGCGCCACGGTCCTGGTCGCCGGCCCCGACTTCGGTACCGGCTCCTCCCGTGAGCACGCCGTCTGGGCGCTGCAGAACTACGGCTTCAAGACCGTGATCTCCTCCCGCTTCGCCGACATCTTCCGGGGTAACTCGCTGAAGAACGGCCTGCTCACGGTGGTCCTGGACCAGAAGGTCGTGGACGCCCTGTGGGAGCTCACGGAGAAGGACCCCCAGGCCGAGGTGACCGTCGACCTGGTCGCCCGCGAGGTGCGCGCCGAGGGGATCACCGCCTCCTTCGAGCTGGACGAGAACTCCCGCTGGCGGCTGCTGAACGGGCTGGACGACATCTCCATCACCCTCCAGAACGAGACCGACATCGCCGCGTACGAGGCGAAGCGCCCGGCCTTCAAGCCGCGCACCCTGCCGGTCTGA
- a CDS encoding HU family DNA-binding protein → MNKAQLVEAIADKMGGRQQAADAVDAVLDAVVRAVVAGDRVSVTGFGSFEKVDRPARYARNPQTGERVRVKKTSVPRFRAGQGFKDLVSGSKKLPKHDIAVKKAPKGSLSGPPATIAKAVGKKAAAKKTTAAAKKTAAKKAAPAAKKTTAKKATTAKKATAAAKKTTATKAAAKKTTAKKAPAKKAAAKKAPAKKSTARKTTAKKTAARGK, encoded by the coding sequence GTGAACAAGGCGCAGCTCGTAGAAGCGATTGCCGACAAGATGGGCGGCCGCCAGCAGGCCGCCGATGCGGTGGACGCGGTACTGGACGCCGTGGTCCGCGCGGTCGTCGCGGGAGACCGGGTCTCGGTCACCGGCTTCGGATCCTTCGAGAAGGTCGACCGTCCCGCCCGTTACGCGCGCAACCCGCAGACGGGTGAGCGGGTGCGGGTCAAGAAGACCTCCGTTCCCCGCTTCCGGGCCGGCCAGGGCTTCAAGGACCTGGTGAGCGGCTCGAAGAAGCTCCCGAAGCACGACATCGCGGTCAAGAAGGCGCCCAAGGGCAGCCTCTCCGGCCCGCCCGCCACCATTGCCAAGGCCGTCGGCAAGAAGGCCGCGGCGAAGAAGACCACCGCGGCCGCGAAGAAGACGGCCGCGAAGAAGGCCGCCCCGGCGGCCAAGAAGACCACGGCCAAGAAGGCCACCACGGCCAAGAAGGCCACGGCGGCCGCCAAGAAGACGACGGCCACGAAGGCCGCCGCCAAGAAGACCACCGCCAAGAAGGCGCCGGCGAAGAAGGCCGCGGCCAAGAAGGCCCCCGCCAAGAAGTCGACCGCCCGCAAGACCACCGCCAAGAAGACCGCCGCCCGCGGCAAGTAG
- the cofC gene encoding 2-phospho-L-lactate guanylyltransferase — protein MQWTLVIPLKPLNRAKSRLSDTAGDGVRPGLALAFAVDTVAAALACPAVADVAVVTDDTEAARELAALGARIVADDPRAGLNAAVAHGAAVVRAARPRTPVAALNADLPALRPMELARVLAAAGQFPRAFLADSAAVGTTLLAASPGHPLLPSFGTDSRARHRASGAVELFLDAVESVRQDVDTGDDLRAALALGVGPRTAAVAARLPARGQ, from the coding sequence GTGCAGTGGACCTTGGTCATTCCCCTGAAGCCCCTGAACCGGGCCAAGAGCAGGCTGTCGGACACCGCTGGCGACGGGGTGCGTCCCGGCTTGGCCCTGGCCTTCGCCGTGGACACCGTGGCGGCCGCGCTGGCCTGCCCGGCGGTCGCGGATGTGGCGGTCGTCACGGACGACACCGAGGCCGCGCGGGAGCTGGCGGCGCTGGGCGCCCGGATCGTCGCGGACGATCCGCGGGCCGGTCTGAACGCCGCCGTCGCGCACGGAGCGGCGGTGGTGCGGGCCGCGCGCCCCCGGACTCCGGTGGCGGCCCTGAACGCCGATCTTCCCGCGTTGCGGCCCATGGAATTGGCCCGGGTCCTGGCGGCGGCCGGACAATTCCCGCGGGCATTTCTCGCGGATTCCGCGGCCGTCGGCACGACTTTGCTGGCGGCCTCCCCCGGACATCCACTGCTCCCTTCCTTCGGTACCGATTCCCGGGCCCGTCACCGGGCGTCCGGCGCGGTGGAACTGTTCCTGGACGCGGTGGAATCCGTGCGCCAGGACGTGGACACCGGGGACGATCTGCGGGCGGCGCTGGCCCTCGGCGTGGGGCCGCGGACGGCCGCGGTGGCGGCGCGGCTGCCGGCCCGGGGGCAGTAG
- a CDS encoding lysophospholipid acyltransferase family protein, which yields MPRRRIGFWYRFAAAICKPPLVVLMKRDWRGMEHIPADGGFITVVNHNSHVDPFAYAHYQYNTGRVPRFLAKSGLFRKGLVGATMRGSGQIPVYRESTDALSAFRAAIDAVERGECVAFYPEGTLTRDPDGWPMTGKTGAARVALQTKCPVIPVAQWGANELLPPYAKKPELLPRKTHHVLAGPPVDLSRFYDQEMTPELLKEATEVIMAAITRQLEQIRGEKAPAEPYDPRRERIEQRRRTEVQTQGRTVPAAQRGPDVRESVQEEGQGA from the coding sequence GTGCCCCGCCGCAGAATCGGCTTTTGGTATCGCTTCGCAGCGGCGATCTGCAAACCGCCACTGGTGGTTCTGATGAAGCGGGACTGGCGCGGAATGGAGCACATTCCGGCCGACGGCGGATTTATCACCGTGGTGAACCACAATTCGCACGTCGACCCCTTCGCGTACGCCCACTATCAGTACAACACCGGGCGCGTTCCGCGATTCCTGGCGAAGAGCGGGCTTTTCAGGAAGGGATTGGTGGGCGCCACGATGCGCGGCAGCGGGCAGATCCCCGTCTACCGCGAGAGCACGGACGCGCTGAGCGCGTTCCGCGCCGCCATCGACGCCGTGGAGCGCGGCGAGTGCGTCGCCTTCTATCCCGAGGGCACTCTCACCCGCGACCCCGACGGCTGGCCGATGACGGGCAAGACCGGCGCCGCCCGGGTCGCCCTCCAGACCAAGTGCCCGGTGATTCCGGTCGCCCAGTGGGGCGCCAACGAACTGCTGCCGCCCTACGCCAAGAAGCCCGAGCTGCTGCCCCGCAAGACCCACCACGTGCTCGCCGGGCCGCCCGTGGACCTCTCCCGCTTCTACGACCAGGAGATGACTCCGGAGCTCCTCAAGGAGGCCACCGAGGTCATCATGGCGGCCATCACCCGCCAGCTGGAGCAGATCCGGGGGGAGAAGGCGCCCGCCGAGCCGTACGATCCCCGCCGGGAGCGGATCGAGCAGCGCCGCCGCACCGAGGTGCAGACACAGGGCAGGACCGTGCCGGCCGCGCAGCGCGGGCCGGACGTGCGGGAGTCCGTACAGGAAGAGGGGCAGGGCGCGTGA
- a CDS encoding NAD(P)H-dependent glycerol-3-phosphate dehydrogenase: MSKPVKAAVFGTGSWGTAFGMVLADAGCEVTLWARRAKLADAVNSTRTNPDYLPGVELPENLRATADAAEAARDADFTVLAIPSQTMRANLAEWAPLLAPDTVLVSLMKGVELGSAMRMSEVIEDVGKVGADRIAVVTGPNLAREIAARMPAAGVVACTDEEVARRLQAVCHTPYFRPYTNTDVVGCELGGAVKNVIGLAVGIADGMGLGDNAKGSLITRGLAETTRLGMALGADPLTFSGLAGLGDLVATCSSPLSRNHTFGTNLGKGMTLQETIAVTKQTAEGVKSCESVLDLARRHGVDMPITETVVGIVHEAKPPVVALRELMSRSAKPERR, translated from the coding sequence GTGAGCAAGCCGGTCAAGGCGGCCGTCTTCGGTACCGGATCGTGGGGCACCGCCTTCGGTATGGTCCTCGCCGACGCCGGTTGCGAGGTGACCCTGTGGGCCCGCCGCGCCAAACTCGCCGACGCGGTCAACTCCACCCGGACCAACCCCGACTACCTGCCCGGAGTCGAACTCCCGGAGAACCTGCGGGCCACGGCCGACGCCGCCGAGGCCGCCCGCGACGCCGACTTCACGGTGCTCGCCATCCCCTCGCAGACCATGCGGGCGAACCTCGCCGAATGGGCGCCGCTGCTCGCCCCCGACACCGTCCTCGTCTCCCTGATGAAGGGCGTCGAACTCGGCTCGGCCATGCGGATGAGCGAGGTGATCGAGGACGTCGGCAAGGTGGGCGCCGACCGCATCGCCGTCGTCACCGGGCCCAACCTGGCCCGGGAGATCGCCGCCCGCATGCCGGCCGCCGGCGTGGTCGCGTGCACCGACGAGGAGGTGGCCCGCCGGCTGCAGGCCGTCTGCCACACCCCGTACTTCCGGCCCTACACCAACACCGACGTGGTCGGCTGCGAACTCGGCGGCGCCGTCAAGAACGTGATCGGTCTGGCCGTCGGCATCGCGGACGGCATGGGGCTCGGCGACAACGCCAAGGGCTCGCTCATCACCCGCGGCCTGGCCGAGACCACCCGGCTCGGCATGGCCCTGGGCGCCGACCCGCTCACGTTCTCCGGACTCGCCGGCCTGGGCGACCTGGTGGCCACCTGCTCCTCGCCGCTGTCGCGCAACCACACCTTCGGTACCAACCTCGGCAAGGGCATGACCCTCCAGGAGACCATCGCGGTCACCAAGCAGACCGCCGAGGGCGTCAAGTCCTGCGAGTCGGTGCTGGATCTGGCCCGCCGGCACGGCGTCGACATGCCCATCACGGAGACCGTCGTCGGCATCGTGCACGAGGCCAAGCCGCCCGTGGTGGCCCTCAGGGAGCTGATGTCGCGCAGCGCCAAGCCCGAACGCCGCTGA